The Flavobacterium psychrophilum genome includes a region encoding these proteins:
- a CDS encoding glyoxalase has product MAGLNPYLTFNGKTEEAFNHYKNVFGGEFAMTMRFGDAKEHVPTPDAESNRIMHIALPIGKSVLMGSDTMNGADVKEGTNVTISFNPDSRTEADRIYKGLAESGKEIMPMEDTFWGDYFGVVTDKFGINWMVNYSAMMA; this is encoded by the coding sequence ATGGCTGGTTTAAATCCATACCTAACGTTTAACGGTAAGACCGAAGAGGCGTTTAACCATTACAAAAATGTGTTTGGCGGCGAGTTCGCCATGACAATGCGCTTCGGTGATGCTAAAGAACATGTGCCAACACCTGATGCCGAAAGCAACCGCATTATGCATATTGCACTGCCTATTGGTAAAAGCGTACTTATGGGCAGCGATACAATGAACGGTGCCGATGTTAAAGAAGGTACCAACGTGACCATATCTTTTAATCCCGACAGCCGTACTGAGGCCGACAGGATTTACAAAGGCCTTGCGGAAAGCGGCAAGGAAATCATGCCAATGGAAGACACTTTTTGGGGTGACTATTTTGGTGTGGTTACCGACAAATTCGGCATCAACTGGATGGTGAATTACAGTGCGATGATGGCATAA
- a CDS encoding glyoxalase, translated as MFKDTQAFSGYSVNDTAKAKDFYHGVLGLEVKEAMEGMVLQLHINGGIPIMLYEKPNHEPATFTVLNFPVQDIEKAVADLKAKGVTFESYDFKDLKTDSDNISRSEGPKIAWFKDPAGNILSVLEE; from the coding sequence ATGTTTAAAGACACACAAGCATTCAGTGGTTATTCGGTAAACGATACCGCAAAAGCAAAAGACTTTTACCACGGCGTTTTAGGGCTTGAAGTAAAAGAAGCAATGGAAGGAATGGTATTGCAATTGCACATTAATGGCGGAATTCCCATTATGTTGTATGAAAAACCAAACCACGAACCGGCAACCTTTACAGTGCTTAACTTTCCTGTACAGGATATTGAAAAGGCGGTTGCCGATCTTAAAGCCAAAGGCGTAACTTTTGAAAGCTACGACTTTAAAGACCTGAAGACCGACAGTGATAATATCTCCCGAAGCGAAGGTCCAAAGATTGCCTGGTTTAAAGACCCGGCAGGAAATATTTTATCGGTACTGGAGGAGTAA
- a CDS encoding polyketide cyclase produces MNILFIILGIIAIPFIIALFVPKTYGVERSTLIASPKHEVFEYIKIIKNQDHYSKWVQTDPNMKKTFTGVDGTIGFIYAWNGNSKAGEGEQEITGVTDGERITTEIRFVRPFKNVGHVYMTTEADTEHSTKVTWGMTGRSPYPLNLMTAMMKNVLGNDISFSLGQLKKILEHR; encoded by the coding sequence ATGAACATACTATTTATTATACTTGGAATTATAGCTATACCGTTTATTATCGCACTGTTTGTGCCTAAAACATATGGTGTAGAACGCAGTACTTTAATCGCAAGCCCTAAACATGAAGTTTTTGAATATATAAAGATCATAAAGAACCAGGATCATTACAGCAAATGGGTGCAGACCGACCCCAATATGAAAAAAACATTTACAGGGGTTGATGGCACCATTGGTTTTATATATGCATGGAACGGAAACAGCAAAGCCGGCGAAGGCGAGCAGGAAATTACCGGCGTTACCGATGGCGAACGCATTACTACAGAAATACGTTTTGTACGCCCCTTTAAAAATGTTGGACACGTTTATATGACTACCGAAGCCGATACAGAACACAGTACCAAAGTAACATGGGGAATGACAGGCAGAAGTCCGTACCCTTTAAACCTGATGACTGCAATGATGAAAAATGTATTAGGCAATGACATTTCTTTTAGCCTGGGTCAGCTTAAAAAGATCCTGGAGCACAGATAG
- a CDS encoding AraC family transcriptional regulator, with product MQLGILLTKGHRLLSVAAILDVFETANRFYTQEGKDAPFTISLIHLPEHEGLVYPGHSPKAITKDVDYDLIMIPSFKGEDLATSLKTNIAWVPWLQGQYKGGAAVASFCTGAFLLGASGLLDNKPATTHINAESAFAKLFPLVQLQAEAVVTEQDRVYTSGGATNTFHLLMLLLEIYCSKKIAVKAAKVFSIDLDRNRQTYFGTFTPAEDHGDDLVKKTQDEIKKHFNTASTIEELITDVPSSRRNLVRRFKQVTGITPIEYLQKTRIEAAKQMLEQSRHSILEVMLESGYNDLKTFRTLFKKNVGMTPKMYREKFSGQLV from the coding sequence ATGCAATTAGGAATTTTATTAACTAAAGGCCACCGCCTGCTAAGTGTCGCTGCCATATTAGATGTATTTGAAACAGCCAATCGTTTCTATACGCAGGAAGGTAAAGACGCTCCTTTTACGATTAGCCTTATTCATTTGCCGGAACATGAAGGATTGGTTTATCCGGGGCATTCGCCGAAAGCGATAACAAAAGATGTGGATTACGATTTGATAATGATACCATCTTTTAAAGGAGAAGATTTGGCAACATCCTTAAAAACAAATATAGCCTGGGTGCCGTGGCTTCAGGGTCAATATAAAGGAGGTGCTGCTGTGGCGAGTTTTTGCACGGGTGCTTTTTTGCTTGGTGCTTCGGGGTTGTTAGACAATAAACCTGCTACAACGCATATTAACGCAGAAAGTGCATTTGCCAAATTATTCCCTTTGGTACAATTGCAGGCAGAAGCGGTAGTTACCGAACAGGACAGGGTATATACCAGCGGAGGCGCGACCAATACATTCCACCTGCTAATGCTGCTGCTTGAAATTTATTGCAGTAAAAAAATTGCGGTAAAAGCGGCAAAAGTATTTTCTATAGATCTTGACAGAAACAGGCAAACCTATTTTGGCACATTTACACCCGCAGAAGACCATGGCGACGACCTGGTTAAAAAAACACAGGACGAAATAAAGAAACATTTTAATACTGCCAGCACAATCGAAGAGCTTATTACCGATGTACCGTCGAGCAGGCGAAACCTTGTACGCCGCTTTAAGCAGGTAACCGGAATAACCCCAATAGAATACCTGCAAAAAACACGTATTGAGGCTGCCAAGCAAATGCTGGAACAATCGCGCCACAGTATACTTGAAGTTATGCTGGAATCGGGGTATAATGACTTAAAAACTTTCCGAACCCTGTTTAAAAAGAATGTGGGTATGACCCCGAAAATGTATAGGGAAAAATTTAGCGGGCAACTGGTTTAA
- a CDS encoding transcriptional regulator, which produces MKHILLAEDDFDYASILKQYLEISGFTVTWAKDGAEALLLFPQAKPDICVFDVMMPKMDGFTLAENIITDYPETSIVFLTAKGMKEDKIRGLKLGADDYVVKPFEADELILRIKNILKRSQRSYSATPEGNNKLTIGSYAFDGANYTLTNNDTLHRLTEREANLISYLFDNRNRVIKRDEILSKVWGSDDFFSGRSMDVFISRLRKYFAEDPSIAIVSYRGLGLEFKIDK; this is translated from the coding sequence ATGAAACATATATTATTGGCAGAAGACGATTTTGATTACGCCAGCATACTAAAGCAGTACCTTGAAATATCGGGGTTTACCGTTACATGGGCAAAAGATGGTGCCGAAGCGTTACTGCTTTTTCCACAAGCTAAACCTGACATTTGTGTGTTTGATGTAATGATGCCAAAAATGGATGGCTTTACGCTTGCTGAAAACATAATTACCGACTATCCCGAAACGTCTATTGTTTTTCTTACCGCTAAGGGTATGAAGGAAGATAAGATACGTGGTTTAAAACTGGGTGCCGATGATTATGTTGTTAAACCTTTTGAAGCCGATGAGCTTATACTCCGCATAAAAAATATCCTGAAGCGTTCGCAGCGTTCGTATAGCGCTACTCCCGAAGGCAATAACAAGCTCACCATTGGCAGTTATGCGTTTGATGGTGCTAATTATACACTTACCAACAATGATACGTTACATCGCCTGACGGAACGCGAAGCAAACCTTATCAGCTATCTCTTTGACAACAGGAACCGTGTAATAAAACGTGACGAAATACTAAGCAAGGTATGGGGTAGCGATGACTTTTTCTCAGGAAGAAGCATGGATGTTTTTATCAGCCGTTTACGGAAGTACTTTGCTGAAGATCCCTCTATTGCAATAGTAAGCTACCGTGGGTTGGGACTGGAATTTAAGATAGATAAATAG